A part of Blastopirellula retiformator genomic DNA contains:
- a CDS encoding outer membrane protein assembly factor BamB family protein → MICLRNALFFLTIPLIAAVSQAGEWPQILGPTRNGVAEGEKLDDTWPADGPPLVWKKSVGAGYAGPVLSEGQVILFHRVGNLEVVESLDLQTGDKKWSTSFDATYQGSIVRDNGPRCTPLIVGDAVVLLGAGGNLYCVDFATGKRLWDVDLVENYGAQEGYFGFGSTPIAIDGALLVNVGGRNGAGIVAFDLQSGREKWRATNFAASYAAPSSVKIGDKTWAIFVTRLDACLIDPQTGAIGFQFPFGMRGPTVNGATPITWGDHLFVTSSYGVGAKLVKFTDRNAQVLWASDSSLSSQYNTPIYLDGALYGINGREDVGAASLTCVDAMTGKVHWTQQDFGTAHLILADGKLIAIANDGVVYLLKPDTKQFRQLARFDGFRDVPRAVPALSGGLLVARDTADAGRGQLKCFRVGKK, encoded by the coding sequence GGACGATACTTGGCCGGCTGACGGGCCGCCGCTGGTCTGGAAAAAATCGGTCGGCGCCGGTTACGCCGGGCCGGTCCTCTCCGAGGGGCAGGTCATCTTGTTCCATCGGGTCGGCAATCTCGAGGTGGTCGAGTCGCTCGATCTGCAAACCGGCGACAAGAAGTGGAGCACCAGCTTTGACGCAACCTATCAGGGATCGATCGTGCGGGACAATGGGCCCCGCTGCACGCCGCTGATCGTGGGCGACGCCGTGGTGCTATTGGGCGCCGGCGGCAATCTGTACTGCGTCGATTTCGCCACCGGCAAACGCCTCTGGGATGTTGACCTGGTCGAGAACTATGGCGCCCAGGAGGGATACTTCGGATTTGGCAGTACGCCGATTGCTATCGACGGCGCCCTGCTGGTCAACGTCGGCGGTCGTAATGGCGCCGGCATCGTCGCGTTCGATTTGCAATCCGGGCGAGAAAAATGGAGGGCGACCAACTTCGCCGCCAGTTACGCGGCCCCGTCGTCGGTCAAGATTGGCGACAAGACCTGGGCGATCTTCGTGACGCGGCTCGACGCCTGTTTGATCGATCCGCAAACGGGCGCGATTGGCTTTCAGTTTCCCTTTGGGATGCGGGGGCCGACGGTTAACGGCGCGACGCCGATCACTTGGGGCGATCATCTCTTCGTCACCTCCAGCTATGGCGTGGGGGCAAAGCTGGTCAAGTTTACCGACCGCAATGCGCAGGTGCTGTGGGCCAGCGACAGTTCGCTCTCGAGTCAGTACAACACGCCGATTTATCTGGATGGCGCCTTGTATGGAATTAACGGCCGCGAAGACGTTGGCGCCGCTTCATTGACATGCGTTGATGCGATGACCGGCAAAGTCCACTGGACGCAGCAAGATTTTGGGACGGCGCATTTGATCTTGGCCGACGGCAAGTTGATTGCGATCGCCAATGACGGCGTCGTCTATTTATTGAAACCCGATACGAAACAGTTTCGACAGTTGGCCCGCTTTGACGGTTTCCGCGATGTGCCGCGGGCTGTGCCGGCGCTCTCTGGCGGACTATTGGTCGCCCGCGATACGGCAGACGCAGGACGTGGGCAGCTGAAGTGCTTTCGCGTCGGCAAGAAATAA
- a CDS encoding DNA-directed RNA polymerase subunit alpha C-terminal domain-containing protein, with the protein MTRIPLNAAAQESESLMSKLEMSTAEIGLTVRTTNCLEERGIFTVRDLLNCTRADLLSISNFGEKTLEEVYASLESIGFYRKARQAMAV; encoded by the coding sequence ATGACGCGAATTCCTCTGAATGCTGCTGCTCAAGAATCCGAAAGCTTGATGTCCAAGCTCGAAATGAGCACCGCGGAAATCGGCCTCACGGTTCGCACGACGAATTGTCTCGAAGAACGTGGCATTTTCACCGTTCGAGACCTCCTCAACTGCACGCGTGCAGACCTCCTCAGCATCTCGAACTTCGGTGAGAAGACGCTTGAAGAAGTCTACGCCTCGCTGGAGAGCATCGGTTTTTACCGCAAAGCTCGTCAAGCGATGGCGGTCTAG